The following are from one region of the Streptomyces fradiae genome:
- a CDS encoding lysine N(6)-hydroxylase/L-ornithine N(5)-oxygenase family protein — MSTQPLDFIGIGLGPFNLGLACLTEPIAELNGLFLESKPDFEWHSGMFLEGAHLQTPFMSDLVTLADPTSPYSFLNYLKEKGRLYSFYIRENFYPLRAEYNDYCRWAAGKLSSIRFSTTVASVSYEETEELYVVTTAAGETFRARRIVLGTGTPPYVPEPCRELGGDLIHNSRYLPHKEELQKKKSITIVGSGQSAAEIYYDLLSEIDVHGYKLNWVTRSPRFFPLEYTKLTLEMTSPEYVDYFHALPEETRYRLESQQKGLFKGINGELIDGIFDLLYQKNFAGPVPTRLLTNSALRTASYDDATGTYTLGFRQEEQEKDFTVETEGLILATGYKYAVPDFLAPIGDRLRLDSQGRFDVARNYAIDTTGRAVFLQNAGVHTHSITSPDLGMGPYRNAYIIAEMLGAEYYPVEKTIAFQEFAV; from the coding sequence TTGTCCACGCAGCCTCTTGATTTCATCGGCATCGGTCTCGGTCCGTTCAACCTCGGCCTCGCCTGCCTCACCGAGCCCATCGCCGAACTGAACGGCCTCTTCCTGGAGTCCAAGCCGGACTTCGAGTGGCACTCGGGGATGTTCCTCGAAGGCGCCCACCTCCAGACCCCGTTCATGTCGGACCTGGTCACCCTCGCGGACCCGACCTCGCCGTACTCCTTCCTCAACTACCTGAAGGAGAAGGGCCGACTGTACTCGTTCTACATCCGCGAGAACTTCTATCCGCTGCGCGCCGAGTACAACGACTACTGCCGCTGGGCCGCCGGCAAGCTCTCCTCGATCCGCTTCTCCACGACCGTCGCCTCCGTCTCGTACGAGGAGACCGAGGAGCTGTACGTGGTGACCACGGCCGCCGGAGAGACGTTCCGGGCCCGCCGGATCGTCCTCGGCACCGGCACCCCGCCGTACGTCCCCGAGCCCTGCCGGGAGCTCGGCGGCGACCTGATCCACAACTCGCGCTACCTCCCGCACAAGGAGGAGCTCCAGAAGAAGAAGTCGATCACGATCGTCGGCAGCGGCCAGAGCGCCGCCGAGATCTACTACGACCTGCTCAGCGAGATCGACGTCCACGGCTACAAGCTGAACTGGGTCACCCGCTCCCCGCGCTTCTTCCCGCTCGAATACACCAAGCTCACCCTGGAGATGACCTCCCCGGAGTACGTGGACTACTTCCACGCGCTGCCCGAGGAGACCCGCTACCGCCTGGAGTCGCAGCAGAAGGGCCTGTTCAAGGGCATCAACGGCGAGCTCATCGACGGCATCTTCGACCTGCTCTACCAGAAGAACTTCGCCGGCCCGGTCCCCACCCGGCTGCTCACCAACTCCGCGCTGCGCACCGCCTCGTACGACGATGCGACGGGCACGTACACGCTCGGCTTCCGCCAGGAGGAGCAGGAGAAGGACTTCACGGTCGAGACCGAGGGCCTGATCCTCGCCACCGGCTACAAGTACGCCGTCCCCGACTTCCTCGCGCCGATCGGCGACCGGCTCCGCCTGGACTCCCAGGGCCGCTTCGACGTCGCCCGCAACTACGCGATCGACACCACCGGCCGCGCCGTGTTCCTGCAGAACGCCGGCGTCCACACCCACTCGATCACCTCGCCCGACCTGGGCATGGGCCCCTACCGGAACGCCTACATCATCGCCGAGATGCTCGGCGCCGAGTACTACCCCGTCGAGAAGACCATCGCGTTCCAGGAGTTCGCCGTATGA